In one window of Henckelia pumila isolate YLH828 chromosome 1, ASM3356847v2, whole genome shotgun sequence DNA:
- the LOC140890649 gene encoding scarecrow-like protein 30 — translation MGTLSRCHVDSVNEHRIFPEIMLQGSSNHPWSNLNPCQGTEASSDDAVGGNTTCEGEVPVPCDYFDGVYEYIKQMLMEEDDLEHRPCMFQDCSALQAAEKYFYDALSNKDLDPNESSSSPPPYGVDNYQDFGFGAPASGFGQWSIVDQLICGEGLGNCDGVLNSSSLSPFQAQINDSINLDHDKNVEVSQSRKKHGRGHDSGDNLEGRSSKQLASCEDDTDEMDQYDKAFLCHQMNPGFYDKPRVSKYDETSEDEIDTKYSKKPELKRGRPKGTTKNKPSQPPKANPVKEAVDLRTLLTRCATAVSNFNTATAQELLMKIRRHSSPCGDANERLAHCFANALEARIASTGSMLYTAISSKRTTASELLKSYRTYVTSCPFKRMSNVFANKSIAGSTLEWNKIHIIDFGILYGFQWPCIIQGLSLRPGGPPLLKITGIDFPQPGLKPAERVEQTGRRLMSYCKRFNVPFEYNVVAKKWDEINLEDLKIESDEMVVANCLYRLRHVLDESAGVNSPRDAVLKFIKKIKPALFVHGVVNGTYNTPFFASRFKEALFHYSSIFDILEATIPREDQDRLLYEREVFGREVLNVIACEGAERVERPESYKQWHVRNQRAGFRQIPLNPDIMKEIKTKVMKGYHNDFMVEEDGGWMLQGWKGRIMYALSCWKLSEE, via the coding sequence atgggcACCCTTTCTCGTTGTCATGTTGATTCTGTAAATGAACATCGTATATTCCCGGAGATAATGCTGCAGGGATCGTCGAATCACCCCTGGTCGAATTTGAATCCGTGCCAGGGGACTGAAGCTTCCTCCGACGATGCTGTCGGGGGGAATACAACCTGCGAGGGCGAAGTCCCGGTGCCGTGCGATTACTTTGATGGAGTTTATGAGTACATAAAGCAGATGTTGATGGAGGAAGATGACTTGGAGCACAGGCCTTGCATGTTTCAAGATTGTTCGGCTCTCCAGGCAGCCGAGAAGTACTTCTACGATGCGCTGAGTAATAAAGATTTGGACCCGAATGAATCGAGCAGCAGCCCTCCCCCATATGGTGTTGATAATTATCAAGATTTTGGGTTCGGGGCACCAGCCTCAGGTTTTGGGCAGTGGTCCATTGTTGACCAGTTGATTTGTGGTGAGGGCCTGGGGAATTGTGATGGGGTTTTGAATTCTTCTTCTTTGAGTCCTTTTCAGGCTCAAATCAATGATTCCATCAATCTTGACCATGACAAAAATGTCGAGGTTTCGCAGAGCAGGAAAAAACATGGCCGAGGACACGACAGTGGTGATAATTTGGAGGGTCGAAGTAGCAAGCAATTGGCCAGCTGTGAGGATGACACGGACGAGATGGATCAGTACGATAAGGCGTTTCTTTGTCACCAAATGAACCCGGGATTCTACGACAAACCTCGAGTTTCCAAGTACGACGAAACATCAGAAGATGAAATCGACACCAAGTATAGCAAGAAACCAGAGTTGAAGAGGGGGAGACCCAAAGGCACCACCAAGAACAAACCCAGCCAACCGCCCAAGGCCAACCCTGTGAAAGAGGCCGTTGATCTTCGGACACTGCTAACTCGCTGCGCCACCGCGGTGTCGAATTTCAACACGGCAACTGCGCAAGAACTTCTTATGAAGATCAGGCGACACTCTTCTCCATGTGGTGATGCAAATGAGAGATTGGCACATTGCTTTGCTAATGCACTGGAGGCAAGAATTGCAAGCACTGGTTCCATGTTATACACCGCAATTTCTTCCAAGCGGACAACGGCTTCTGAGTTGCTAAAATCTTATCGAACATATGTTACATCATGCCCTTTTAAGCGAATGTCGAATGTATTCGCGAACAAGTCGATAGCAGGATCTACTTTGGAGTGGAACAAGATTCACATCATTGATTTTGGGATCTTGTATGGTTTCCAATGGCCTTGTATAATCCAGGGCCTCTCACTGAGGCCCGGTGGCCCTCCGTTGCTGAAAATTACAGGTATTGATTTTCCTCAGCCAGGATTGAAGCCTGCGGAGCGAGTTGAGCAAACGGGGCGTCGGTTAATGAGTTATTGCAAGAGATTTAATGTCCCTTTCGAGTACAATGTGGTAGCCAAGAAATGGGATGAGATTAATTTAGAGGATCTCAAGATTGAAAGCGATGAGATGGTGGTGGCGAATTGCTTGTACCGGCTACGGCATGTGCTGGATGAGTCGGCCGGAGTGAACAGCCCACGGGATGCGGTACTCAAGTTCATCAAGAAGATAAAGCCTGCTCTTTTTGTCCATGGAGTTGTGAATGGGACTTACAACACCCCATTTTTCGCTTCGAGATTCAAGGAGGCATTGTTCCATTACTCCTCCATCTTCGACATTCTCGAGGCGACCATCCCACGAGAGGACCAAGACCGGTTGTTGTACGAGAGGGAGGTTTTCGGTAGAGAAGTTCTGAATGTCATAGCGTGTGAGGGCGCGGAACGAGTTGAGAGGCCAGAGTCGTACAAGCAATGGCATGTGAGGAATCAGAGGGCCGGATTCAGGCAGATACCGTTGAATCCGGATATCATGAAAGAAATCAAGACGAAAGTGATGAAAGGGTACCATAATGATTTCATGGTGGAAGAGGATGGTGGATGGATGCTGCAAGGATGGAAAGGAAGAATCATGTATGCTTTGTCATGTTGGAAGCTCTCGGAAGAGTAG